The proteins below come from a single Roseiflexus sp. RS-1 genomic window:
- a CDS encoding tetratricopeptide repeat protein yields the protein MPSRRISDLRHARYYARRCAEAEQQYRDGRQERGLALFDQERAQIDRAWSRLVSQAHTSDSEILVLILAYADATASIGEIRYRLHEERIPRLEAQLAAARKLKNRRAEGQALGNLALAFAYAGKYEQAIAYYVQRIALARLIGDRRGEGVALANLGCAYKDQGAYREALLCHQQALEIAQELGDARAEGAQYGNLGNIFQVIGYYRRAIDFLERHLAIARRVGDRRGEGNALSNLALAYNSCRDYQKGVIYATEALEILRSIGDRRAEGNTLTNLGGAYLGLGNYNQAIACFEQQLMIAQEIGDLRGASAALGSLGVAYKRLGNIAAAIDSYEQALAIDRQIGEHSAEAIDSWNLGLLYEQQGDLHRAIERIQVYVDFAQSVNHPDAERDARWLETLRRRLGELEAQE from the coding sequence TCTTCGACCAGGAGCGCGCGCAGATCGATAGAGCCTGGAGCCGATTGGTGAGCCAGGCGCATACGTCCGACTCTGAGATCCTGGTTCTTATCCTTGCTTATGCCGATGCCACTGCTTCGATCGGTGAGATTCGCTACCGACTGCACGAAGAGCGCATTCCTCGTCTTGAAGCGCAACTGGCCGCTGCCCGAAAACTGAAGAACCGACGGGCTGAAGGCCAGGCACTGGGGAACCTTGCTCTTGCGTTCGCGTATGCGGGAAAGTACGAACAAGCTATCGCGTACTATGTCCAGCGGATTGCGCTGGCACGGTTGATCGGTGATCGGCGCGGCGAAGGCGTTGCCCTGGCGAACCTCGGTTGTGCGTACAAGGATCAGGGAGCATATCGGGAGGCGCTGCTGTGCCATCAGCAGGCGCTTGAAATTGCCCAGGAACTCGGAGATGCGCGGGCTGAAGGGGCGCAATACGGCAACCTGGGCAACATCTTTCAGGTCATTGGCTACTATCGCAGGGCGATCGATTTCCTCGAACGCCATCTCGCAATTGCGCGCAGAGTCGGTGACCGTCGTGGCGAGGGGAACGCGCTCAGCAACCTGGCTCTGGCCTATAACAGTTGCCGTGATTACCAGAAAGGCGTTATCTATGCGACTGAAGCGCTAGAGATTCTGCGCAGCATCGGGGATCGGCGGGCTGAGGGCAATACACTGACCAACCTGGGCGGCGCCTACCTTGGCCTGGGAAACTACAACCAGGCGATCGCCTGCTTTGAGCAACAACTCATGATCGCTCAGGAAATCGGCGATTTGCGTGGCGCCAGCGCGGCGCTTGGAAGCCTTGGCGTGGCCTACAAGCGACTGGGCAATATCGCCGCAGCCATCGACTCGTATGAGCAAGCCCTGGCAATCGACCGGCAGATCGGCGAGCATTCGGCAGAGGCAATCGATAGCTGGAACCTGGGGTTGCTCTATGAGCAACAGGGCGACCTCCATCGTGCCATCGAGCGTATCCAGGTCTACGTCGATTTCGCTCAGTCCGTGAACCATCCTGATGCCGAACGTGATGCACGATGGTTGGAGACATTGCGTCGAAGACTGGGCGAGTTGGAAGCACAAGAGTAA